TCCTTTTTCTTTTGATGAAGAATGAGTAGAAGAAAGAAAGCGGAATCAGATGGCTATCATCGTTGAGGTCATCTGTATCTCGGGCATGCGCCTTATCTTCTCGGTTATAAACTGGTCCAGGTCCTTCAGCGTGTCGGTCTCGACCTTGACTATGAGGTCGTATTCTCCATAGACAACGTAGGCTTCCTTGACCTCGGGCATTGCGAGAAGCTTTTCCATAACCTCCCTTTCCTTGCCCGCGGCCGTTACCATCAAAATAAAGGCCGTCACCATTGGCTATCACCGAAATTATTTTATTCCGCCACCTATTTAAGCTTATCGAGGATGATGGTAC
The window above is part of the Thermococcus sp. genome. Proteins encoded here:
- a CDS encoding Lrp/AsnC ligand binding domain-containing protein, yielding MVTAFILMVTAAGKEREVMEKLLAMPEVKEAYVVYGEYDLIVKVETDTLKDLDQFITEKIRRMPEIQMTSTMIAI